A section of the Alligator mississippiensis isolate rAllMis1 chromosome 8, rAllMis1, whole genome shotgun sequence genome encodes:
- the KLHL13 gene encoding kelch-like protein 13 isoform X8 produces the protein MKVSLGSSDMGVSAHLQSSKTGTTRFFTSNTHSSVVLQGFDQLRIEGLLCDVTLVPGDGDEVFPVHRAMMASASDYFKAMFTGGMKEQDLMCIKLHGVNKIGLKKIIDFIYTAKLSLNMDNLQDTLEAASFLQILPVLDFCKVFLISGVSLENCVEVGRIANTYNLTEVDKYVNNFILKNFPALLSTGEFVKLPFERLAFVLSSNSLKHCTELELFKAACRWLRYEEPRMEYAAKLMKNIRFPLMTPQDLINYVQTVDFMRTDNTCVNLLLEASNYQMMPYMQPVMQSERTAIRSDSTHLVTLGGVLRQQLVVSKELRMYDEKAHEWKSLAPMDAPRYQHGIAVIGNFLYVVGGQSNYDTKGKTAVDTVFRFDPRYNKWMQVASLNEKRTFFHLSALKGHLYAVGGRNAAGELATVECYNPRMNEWSYVAKMNEPHYGHAGTVYGGLMYISGGITHDTFQKELMCFDPDTDKWTQKAPMTTVRGLHCMCTVGDKLYVIGGNHFRGTSDYDDVLSCEYYSPTLDQWTPIAAMLRGQSDVGVAVFENKIYVVGGYSWNNRCMVEIVQKYDPEKDEWHKVFDLPESLGGIRACTLTVFPPEDNTGSPSRESPLSAP, from the exons GGTTTTGACCAGCTCCGAATAGAAGGCTTGCTTTGCGATGTGACGTTAGTGCCGGGAGATGGTGATGAAGTTTTTCCTGTTCATAGAGCTATGATGGCATCAGCTAGTGATTATTTCAAGGCTATGTTCACAG GTGGAATGAAGGAGcaagatttaatgtgcattaagctccATGGTGTGAACAAAATAGGTTTAAAGAAGATTATTGATTTCATTTATACTGCAAAACTTTCTCTCAACATGGATAACCTTCAGGACACTCTTGAAGCCGCCAGTTTTTTGCAGATTTTACCCGTTTTGGACTTCTGTAAAGTGTTTCTTATATCTGGG GTTTCTTTAGAAAATTGTGTTGAGGTTGGGAGGATTGCCAACACATACAATCTCACGGAAGTGGATAAGTACGTTAACAACTTCATCCTGAAGAATTTCCCTGCATTATTAAGTACAGGTGAATTTGTGAAACTCCCCTTTGAGCGTCTTGCCTTTGTGCTTTCAAGCAATAGCCTTAAGCACTGCACTGAACTCGAACTCTTCAAGGCTGCGTGTCGCTGGCTACGGTATGAGGAGCCTCGAATGGAATATGCTGCAAAGCTAATGAAGAACATCAGATTTCCACTGATGACCCCACAGGACCTTATTAACTATGTCCAGACAGTGGATTTCATGAGAACTGACAATACCTGCGTGAATTTGCTTTTGGAAGCCAGCAATTACCAAATGATGCCATACATGCAACCGGTTATGCAGTCAGAGAGAACTGCCATTCGATCAGATAGCACTCACTTAGTAACTTTGGGGGGAGTGTTAAGGCAGCAGCTGGTTGTCAGCAAAGAATTACGGATGTACGACGAAAAGGCACATGAGTGGAAATCGTTAGCTCCCATGGATGCACCAAGATACCAGCATGGCATCGCTGTGATTGGAAACTTTCTTTATGTAGTTGGTGGTCAGAGCAATTATGACACAAAAGGAAAAACAGCAGTTGACACGGTCTTCAGATTTGATCCTCGTTATAATAAGTGGATGCAAGTTGCATCTTTAAACGAAAAACGCACCTTCTTCCACCTAAGTGCCCTAAAAGGACATTTATATGCAGTTGGTGGTCGAAATGCAGCTGGTGAACTAG CCACAGTGGAATGTTACAATCCGAGAATGAATGAATGGAGCTATGTTGCAAAAATGAACGAGCCCCACTATGGCCACGCAGGAACAGTGTACGGGGGATTAATGTATATTTCAG GGGGAATTACCCATGATACTTTCCAAAAGGAACTCATGTGCTTTGACCCCGACACGGATAAATGGACTCAGAAGGCTCCGATGACGACGGTCAGAGGCCTGCATTGCATGTGTACTGTAGGAGACAAGCTTTACGTTATCGGTGGAAATCACTTTAGAGGGACCAGTGATTATGATGATGTTCTAAGCTGTGAATATTATTCACCAACCCTAGACCAGTGGACTCCAATTGCTGCTATGCTCCGTGGGCAGAGTGATGTTGGAGTTGCCGTCTTTGAAAATAAAATCTACGTTGTTGGAGGGTACTCATGGAATAATCGCTGCATGGTGGAAATAGTCCAGAAATACGACCCAGAAAAGGATGAGTGGCACAAGGTCTTTGATCTCCCCGAATCGCTTGGCGGTATTCGAGCCTGCACTCTTACTGTTTTTCCCCCAGAGGACAACACAGGGTCACCATCTAGAGAATCTCCTCTTTCAGCACCTTAA
- the KLHL13 gene encoding kelch-like protein 13 isoform X6 yields the protein MDHSVLRGEMSAVLHDRSLVEEEDPHMKVSLGSSDMGVSAHLQSSKTGTTRFFTSNTHSSVVLQGFDQLRIEGLLCDVTLVPGDGDEVFPVHRAMMASASDYFKAMFTGGMKEQDLMCIKLHGVNKIGLKKIIDFIYTAKLSLNMDNLQDTLEAASFLQILPVLDFCKVFLISGVSLENCVEVGRIANTYNLTEVDKYVNNFILKNFPALLSTGEFVKLPFERLAFVLSSNSLKHCTELELFKAACRWLRYEEPRMEYAAKLMKNIRFPLMTPQDLINYVQTVDFMRTDNTCVNLLLEASNYQMMPYMQPVMQSERTAIRSDSTHLVTLGGVLRQQLVVSKELRMYDEKAHEWKSLAPMDAPRYQHGIAVIGNFLYVVGGQSNYDTKGKTAVDTVFRFDPRYNKWMQVASLNEKRTFFHLSALKGHLYAVGGRNAAGELATVECYNPRMNEWSYVAKMNEPHYGHAGTVYGGLMYISGGITHDTFQKELMCFDPDTDKWTQKAPMTTVRGLHCMCTVGDKLYVIGGNHFRGTSDYDDVLSCEYYSPTLDQWTPIAAMLRGQSDVGVAVFENKIYVVGGYSWNNRCMVEIVQKYDPEKDEWHKVFDLPESLGGIRACTLTVFPPEDNTGSPSRESPLSAP from the exons GGTTTTGACCAGCTCCGAATAGAAGGCTTGCTTTGCGATGTGACGTTAGTGCCGGGAGATGGTGATGAAGTTTTTCCTGTTCATAGAGCTATGATGGCATCAGCTAGTGATTATTTCAAGGCTATGTTCACAG GTGGAATGAAGGAGcaagatttaatgtgcattaagctccATGGTGTGAACAAAATAGGTTTAAAGAAGATTATTGATTTCATTTATACTGCAAAACTTTCTCTCAACATGGATAACCTTCAGGACACTCTTGAAGCCGCCAGTTTTTTGCAGATTTTACCCGTTTTGGACTTCTGTAAAGTGTTTCTTATATCTGGG GTTTCTTTAGAAAATTGTGTTGAGGTTGGGAGGATTGCCAACACATACAATCTCACGGAAGTGGATAAGTACGTTAACAACTTCATCCTGAAGAATTTCCCTGCATTATTAAGTACAGGTGAATTTGTGAAACTCCCCTTTGAGCGTCTTGCCTTTGTGCTTTCAAGCAATAGCCTTAAGCACTGCACTGAACTCGAACTCTTCAAGGCTGCGTGTCGCTGGCTACGGTATGAGGAGCCTCGAATGGAATATGCTGCAAAGCTAATGAAGAACATCAGATTTCCACTGATGACCCCACAGGACCTTATTAACTATGTCCAGACAGTGGATTTCATGAGAACTGACAATACCTGCGTGAATTTGCTTTTGGAAGCCAGCAATTACCAAATGATGCCATACATGCAACCGGTTATGCAGTCAGAGAGAACTGCCATTCGATCAGATAGCACTCACTTAGTAACTTTGGGGGGAGTGTTAAGGCAGCAGCTGGTTGTCAGCAAAGAATTACGGATGTACGACGAAAAGGCACATGAGTGGAAATCGTTAGCTCCCATGGATGCACCAAGATACCAGCATGGCATCGCTGTGATTGGAAACTTTCTTTATGTAGTTGGTGGTCAGAGCAATTATGACACAAAAGGAAAAACAGCAGTTGACACGGTCTTCAGATTTGATCCTCGTTATAATAAGTGGATGCAAGTTGCATCTTTAAACGAAAAACGCACCTTCTTCCACCTAAGTGCCCTAAAAGGACATTTATATGCAGTTGGTGGTCGAAATGCAGCTGGTGAACTAG CCACAGTGGAATGTTACAATCCGAGAATGAATGAATGGAGCTATGTTGCAAAAATGAACGAGCCCCACTATGGCCACGCAGGAACAGTGTACGGGGGATTAATGTATATTTCAG GGGGAATTACCCATGATACTTTCCAAAAGGAACTCATGTGCTTTGACCCCGACACGGATAAATGGACTCAGAAGGCTCCGATGACGACGGTCAGAGGCCTGCATTGCATGTGTACTGTAGGAGACAAGCTTTACGTTATCGGTGGAAATCACTTTAGAGGGACCAGTGATTATGATGATGTTCTAAGCTGTGAATATTATTCACCAACCCTAGACCAGTGGACTCCAATTGCTGCTATGCTCCGTGGGCAGAGTGATGTTGGAGTTGCCGTCTTTGAAAATAAAATCTACGTTGTTGGAGGGTACTCATGGAATAATCGCTGCATGGTGGAAATAGTCCAGAAATACGACCCAGAAAAGGATGAGTGGCACAAGGTCTTTGATCTCCCCGAATCGCTTGGCGGTATTCGAGCCTGCACTCTTACTGTTTTTCCCCCAGAGGACAACACAGGGTCACCATCTAGAGAATCTCCTCTTTCAGCACCTTAA
- the KLHL13 gene encoding kelch-like protein 13 isoform X7, which translates to MMWRDTLSLVEEEDPHMKVSLGSSDMGVSAHLQSSKTGTTRFFTSNTHSSVVLQGFDQLRIEGLLCDVTLVPGDGDEVFPVHRAMMASASDYFKAMFTGGMKEQDLMCIKLHGVNKIGLKKIIDFIYTAKLSLNMDNLQDTLEAASFLQILPVLDFCKVFLISGVSLENCVEVGRIANTYNLTEVDKYVNNFILKNFPALLSTGEFVKLPFERLAFVLSSNSLKHCTELELFKAACRWLRYEEPRMEYAAKLMKNIRFPLMTPQDLINYVQTVDFMRTDNTCVNLLLEASNYQMMPYMQPVMQSERTAIRSDSTHLVTLGGVLRQQLVVSKELRMYDEKAHEWKSLAPMDAPRYQHGIAVIGNFLYVVGGQSNYDTKGKTAVDTVFRFDPRYNKWMQVASLNEKRTFFHLSALKGHLYAVGGRNAAGELATVECYNPRMNEWSYVAKMNEPHYGHAGTVYGGLMYISGGITHDTFQKELMCFDPDTDKWTQKAPMTTVRGLHCMCTVGDKLYVIGGNHFRGTSDYDDVLSCEYYSPTLDQWTPIAAMLRGQSDVGVAVFENKIYVVGGYSWNNRCMVEIVQKYDPEKDEWHKVFDLPESLGGIRACTLTVFPPEDNTGSPSRESPLSAP; encoded by the exons GGTTTTGACCAGCTCCGAATAGAAGGCTTGCTTTGCGATGTGACGTTAGTGCCGGGAGATGGTGATGAAGTTTTTCCTGTTCATAGAGCTATGATGGCATCAGCTAGTGATTATTTCAAGGCTATGTTCACAG GTGGAATGAAGGAGcaagatttaatgtgcattaagctccATGGTGTGAACAAAATAGGTTTAAAGAAGATTATTGATTTCATTTATACTGCAAAACTTTCTCTCAACATGGATAACCTTCAGGACACTCTTGAAGCCGCCAGTTTTTTGCAGATTTTACCCGTTTTGGACTTCTGTAAAGTGTTTCTTATATCTGGG GTTTCTTTAGAAAATTGTGTTGAGGTTGGGAGGATTGCCAACACATACAATCTCACGGAAGTGGATAAGTACGTTAACAACTTCATCCTGAAGAATTTCCCTGCATTATTAAGTACAGGTGAATTTGTGAAACTCCCCTTTGAGCGTCTTGCCTTTGTGCTTTCAAGCAATAGCCTTAAGCACTGCACTGAACTCGAACTCTTCAAGGCTGCGTGTCGCTGGCTACGGTATGAGGAGCCTCGAATGGAATATGCTGCAAAGCTAATGAAGAACATCAGATTTCCACTGATGACCCCACAGGACCTTATTAACTATGTCCAGACAGTGGATTTCATGAGAACTGACAATACCTGCGTGAATTTGCTTTTGGAAGCCAGCAATTACCAAATGATGCCATACATGCAACCGGTTATGCAGTCAGAGAGAACTGCCATTCGATCAGATAGCACTCACTTAGTAACTTTGGGGGGAGTGTTAAGGCAGCAGCTGGTTGTCAGCAAAGAATTACGGATGTACGACGAAAAGGCACATGAGTGGAAATCGTTAGCTCCCATGGATGCACCAAGATACCAGCATGGCATCGCTGTGATTGGAAACTTTCTTTATGTAGTTGGTGGTCAGAGCAATTATGACACAAAAGGAAAAACAGCAGTTGACACGGTCTTCAGATTTGATCCTCGTTATAATAAGTGGATGCAAGTTGCATCTTTAAACGAAAAACGCACCTTCTTCCACCTAAGTGCCCTAAAAGGACATTTATATGCAGTTGGTGGTCGAAATGCAGCTGGTGAACTAG CCACAGTGGAATGTTACAATCCGAGAATGAATGAATGGAGCTATGTTGCAAAAATGAACGAGCCCCACTATGGCCACGCAGGAACAGTGTACGGGGGATTAATGTATATTTCAG GGGGAATTACCCATGATACTTTCCAAAAGGAACTCATGTGCTTTGACCCCGACACGGATAAATGGACTCAGAAGGCTCCGATGACGACGGTCAGAGGCCTGCATTGCATGTGTACTGTAGGAGACAAGCTTTACGTTATCGGTGGAAATCACTTTAGAGGGACCAGTGATTATGATGATGTTCTAAGCTGTGAATATTATTCACCAACCCTAGACCAGTGGACTCCAATTGCTGCTATGCTCCGTGGGCAGAGTGATGTTGGAGTTGCCGTCTTTGAAAATAAAATCTACGTTGTTGGAGGGTACTCATGGAATAATCGCTGCATGGTGGAAATAGTCCAGAAATACGACCCAGAAAAGGATGAGTGGCACAAGGTCTTTGATCTCCCCGAATCGCTTGGCGGTATTCGAGCCTGCACTCTTACTGTTTTTCCCCCAGAGGACAACACAGGGTCACCATCTAGAGAATCTCCTCTTTCAGCACCTTAA